The Halichoerus grypus chromosome 15, mHalGry1.hap1.1, whole genome shotgun sequence genome includes a window with the following:
- the TAT gene encoding tyrosine aminotransferase, which yields MDPYVIQMSSNSNLPSVLDVHVNIGGRSSLLGKMKGRKARWSVKPSDMSNKTFNPIRAIVDSMKVKPNPDKTMIALSIGDPTVFGNLPTDPEITQAMKDALDSGKYNGYAPSIGYLSSREEIASYYHRPEAPLEAKDVILTSGCSQAIELCLAVLANPGQNILVPRPGFSLYRTLAESMGIEVKLYNLLPEKSWEIDLKQLESLIDEKTACLIVNNPSNPCGSVFSKSHLQKILAVAARQCVPILADEIYGDMVFSDSKFEPLATLSSNVPILSCGGLAKRWLVPGWRLGWILIHDRRDIFGNEIRDGLVKLSQRILGPCTIVQGALKSILHRTPQEFYHNTLSFLKSNADLCYGALAAIPGLQPVRPSGAMYLMVGIEMEHFPEFENDVEFTERLVAEQSVHCLPATCFEYPNFFRVVITVPKVMMLEACSRIQEFCELHYHCAEGSQEECDK from the exons ATGGACCCGTATGTGATTCAGATGAGCAGCAACAGCAACCTCCCCTCCGTTCTGGATGTGCACGTCAACATTGGTGGGAGAAGCTCCTTGTTGGGAAAAATGAAAGGCAGGAAGGCCAGATGGTCAGTGAAGCCTTCAGACATGTCCAACAAAACTTTCAATCCTATCCGGGCCATTGTGGACAGCATGAAGGTGAAGCCAAATCCAGACAAAACCATGATTGCTCTGTCAATTG GGGACCCTACTGTGTTTGGAAACCTGCCTACAGACCCTGAAATTACCCAAGCCATGAAAGATGCTCTGGACTCGGGGAAGTATAATGGCTATGCTCCCTCCATTG GCTACTTATCCAGTCGGGAGGAGATTGCTTCTTACTACCACCGGCCTGAGGCACCCCTGGAAGCTAAG GATGTCATTCTGACTAGTGGCTGCAGTCAGGCTATTGAACTTTGTTTAGCTGTGTTGGCCAATCCAGGACAGAACATCCTAGTTCCGAGACCTGGTTTCTCTCTCTATAGGACTTTGGCTGAATCGATGGGAATTGAGGTCAAACTCTACAATTTATTG ccAGAGAAGTCTTGGGAAATTGACTTGAAACAACTGGAATCTCTGATTGATGAAAAGACAGCTTGTCTCATTGTTAATAATCCATCAAACCCCTGTGGGTCAGTGTTCAGTAAAAGTCATCTCCAGAAAATTCTGGCTG tGGCTGCAAGGCAGTGCGTCCCCATCTTGGCTGATGAGATCTATGGAGACATG GTGTTTTCGGATTCCAAATTTGAGCCTCTGGCCACCCTCAGCAGCAACGTCCCCATCCTGTCCTGTGGAGGGCTGGCCAAGCGCTGGCTGGTTCCTGGCTGGAGGTTGGGCTGGATCCTCATCCATGATCGAAGAGACATTTTTGGCAACGAG ATCCGAGATGGGCTGGTGAAGCTGAGTCAGCGGATCCTGGGGCCCTGCACCATCGTCCAGGGAGCTCTGAAAAGCATCCTGCATCGCACCCCTCAGGAGTTCTACCACAACACTCTGAGCTTCCTGAAG TCCAATGCTGATCTTTGCTATGGGGCATTGGCTGCCATCCCTGGACTCCAGCCAGTCCGTCCTTCCGGGGCCATGTACCTCATG GTTGGAATTGAGATGGAACATTTCCCAGAATTTGAGAATGATGTGGAGTTCACGGAGCGGTTAGTTGCTGAGCAATCAGTCCACTGCCTCCCAGCAACG TGCTTCGAGTACCCGAATTTCTTCCGAGTGGTAATCACGGTCCCCAAAGTGATGATGCTGGAGGCCTGTAGCCGGATCCAGGAGTTCTGTGAGCTGCACTACCATTGTGCTGAAGGGAGCCAGGAGGAGTGTGACAAATAG